A genomic segment from Micromonospora echinaurantiaca encodes:
- a CDS encoding endonuclease/exonuclease/phosphatase family protein has translation MDGRARPHRLTRLFTAAALVAAGLGLVAPPAQAQPGAKITVMTRNLYLGGDLTPSMTAPNLPAFLAANAALLGHVDLVDFPARAKLVAAEIREHKPDVVGLQEVALWRTGPLGDPAPATTVRYDYLALLMAELAVAGHRYDVAVVQDEADLEAPAGAPHLVDARLTMRDVILVRHGGRVKVTGTSSGNFVTNMVTPLPATGDSVTSTRGWTAVDVVHGRRAFRVVNTHLEAFHPGVRVRQAEELLAGPLDVPGRVVLVGDLNTGPELPEPVNRLAYFTLVAGGMVDTWPILHPGDPGYTAGLGDDLTEPADDVEHRIDMVLVRGTVVPVASEVFGVERRTPDGRWASDHLGHVAVLALP, from the coding sequence ATGGACGGTAGGGCGCGCCCGCACCGACTGACCCGACTGTTCACCGCCGCCGCCCTGGTGGCGGCCGGTCTGGGGCTGGTCGCCCCGCCCGCGCAGGCCCAGCCGGGCGCCAAGATCACGGTGATGACCCGGAACCTCTACCTCGGTGGCGACCTCACCCCGTCGATGACCGCGCCGAACCTGCCGGCGTTCCTGGCGGCGAACGCGGCCCTGCTCGGTCACGTGGACCTGGTCGACTTCCCCGCCCGGGCGAAGCTGGTCGCGGCGGAGATCCGCGAGCACAAGCCCGACGTGGTGGGCCTGCAGGAGGTGGCGCTGTGGCGCACCGGGCCACTCGGTGACCCGGCCCCGGCCACCACTGTCCGCTACGACTACCTGGCCCTGCTGATGGCGGAACTGGCGGTGGCCGGCCACCGCTACGACGTGGCCGTGGTGCAGGACGAGGCGGACCTCGAGGCTCCGGCCGGGGCACCGCACCTGGTGGACGCCCGGCTCACCATGCGCGACGTGATCCTGGTCCGCCACGGCGGACGGGTGAAGGTCACCGGCACCTCGTCGGGGAACTTCGTCACCAACATGGTGACCCCGCTGCCCGCCACCGGTGACTCCGTGACCAGCACGCGGGGCTGGACAGCGGTGGACGTGGTCCACGGCCGGCGGGCGTTCCGGGTGGTCAACACCCACCTGGAGGCGTTCCACCCCGGCGTCCGGGTGCGACAGGCCGAGGAACTGCTGGCCGGGCCGCTGGACGTACCCGGCCGGGTGGTCCTCGTCGGCGACCTCAACACCGGGCCGGAGCTGCCGGAGCCGGTCAACCGGCTGGCCTACTTCACGCTGGTCGCCGGCGGGATGGTGGACACCTGGCCGATCCTGCACCCGGGCGACCCGGGCTACACCGCCGGCCTCGGCGACGACCTGACCGAACCGGCCGACGACGTCGAGCACCGGATCGACATGGTGCTGGTCCGCGGCACGGTGGTGCCGGTGGCCAGCGAGGTCTTCGGGGTCGAACGGCGTACGCCGGACGGCCGCTGGGCCTCCGACCACCTGGGGCACGTCGCGGTGCTCGCCCTGCCCTAG
- a CDS encoding VOC family protein has product MTSRLNPYLSFDGNAREAMEFYRQVFGGDLTLSTFGEFGTDDPTLADKVMHGMLETPSGYTLMASDTAPGMQHVPGNNVSVSVSGDDGNELRGYWDKLTVGGTVTVPLEKQMWGDEFGMCVDRFGIGWLVNISQAQR; this is encoded by the coding sequence ATGACCTCGCGACTCAACCCGTACCTCAGCTTCGACGGCAACGCCCGGGAGGCGATGGAGTTCTACCGGCAGGTGTTCGGCGGCGACCTGACGTTGAGCACCTTCGGGGAGTTCGGCACCGACGACCCGACGCTGGCCGACAAGGTCATGCACGGCATGCTGGAGACGCCGTCCGGCTACACCCTGATGGCCTCCGACACCGCCCCGGGCATGCAGCACGTCCCCGGCAACAACGTCTCGGTGAGCGTCAGCGGCGACGACGGCAACGAGCTGCGCGGCTACTGGGACAAGCTCACCGTCGGCGGCACGGTGACCGTCCCGCTGGAGAAGCAGATGTGGGGCGACGAGTTCGGCATGTGCGTCGACCGGTTCGGCATCGGGTGGCTGGTGAACATCAGCCAGGCCCAGCGCTGA
- a CDS encoding PP2C family protein-serine/threonine phosphatase — translation MVDTGLIQDDERLRRIEAVTDATLSRLDVADLFDELLERVRDLLDVDTAAILLLDAHARQLVATAAKGLEEEVRQGFRVALGRGFAGRIALTRRPVLIEDVSPGDVVNPVLLEMGLRALLGVPMFARGQLIGVLHVGTLRPRTFTADDVRLLELVADRAGLASLTRSDNLDHNAALALQRSLLPTRLPEVAGLEMAARYVPGHVAGIGGDWYDVFTLPSGWLGLVIGDVSGHGLQSAVVMGRVRSALRAYALVCDEPADALTLLDRKVAHFEAGSLTTALYAMISPDRETVHLSVAGHLLPVLAAPGEPATLLPAHVDPPLGTGRRLPHRRQTTVRLPPGAVLVCYTDGLVERRGEVIDVGVEQLLGAVGPGPAEEVCATVMNAFGVERPTDDIALLAVRRHPTGH, via the coding sequence GTGGTCGACACAGGGCTCATCCAGGACGACGAGCGGCTGCGCCGCATCGAGGCGGTGACGGACGCGACCCTGTCCCGCCTCGATGTCGCCGACCTCTTCGACGAACTGCTGGAGCGGGTCCGGGACCTGCTGGACGTCGACACCGCCGCGATCCTGCTGCTCGACGCGCACGCCCGGCAGTTGGTGGCGACCGCGGCGAAGGGGTTGGAGGAGGAGGTCCGGCAGGGTTTCCGGGTCGCGCTCGGCCGTGGATTCGCCGGCCGGATCGCGCTCACCCGGCGGCCCGTGCTGATCGAGGACGTCAGCCCGGGTGACGTGGTCAACCCGGTCCTGCTGGAGATGGGACTGCGCGCCCTGCTCGGCGTGCCGATGTTCGCCCGCGGTCAGCTCATCGGCGTGCTGCACGTCGGGACACTGCGCCCCCGCACCTTCACCGCCGACGACGTACGCCTGCTCGAACTGGTCGCCGACCGGGCCGGCCTGGCCAGCCTGACCCGCTCGGACAACCTCGACCACAACGCCGCTCTCGCCCTGCAACGCAGCCTGCTGCCCACCCGGCTGCCCGAGGTGGCGGGGCTGGAGATGGCGGCCCGGTACGTGCCGGGCCACGTCGCCGGCATCGGCGGCGACTGGTACGACGTGTTCACCCTGCCGTCGGGCTGGCTCGGTCTGGTCATCGGCGACGTGTCCGGCCACGGGTTGCAGTCCGCGGTGGTGATGGGCCGGGTACGCAGCGCGCTGCGCGCGTACGCGCTGGTCTGCGACGAACCGGCGGACGCGTTGACCCTCCTCGACCGCAAGGTCGCCCACTTCGAGGCGGGCAGCCTCACCACCGCGCTCTACGCGATGATCTCGCCGGACCGGGAGACCGTCCACCTCTCCGTGGCCGGGCACCTGCTCCCCGTGCTCGCCGCTCCCGGCGAACCGGCCACCCTGCTGCCGGCGCACGTCGACCCGCCGCTGGGCACCGGCCGGCGACTGCCGCACCGGCGGCAGACCACCGTCCGGCTGCCGCCCGGCGCCGTGCTGGTCTGCTACACCGACGGCCTGGTGGAACGGCGCGGCGAAGTGATCGACGTCGGGGTCGAGCAGTTGCTCGGCGCGGTCGGGCCGGGGCCGGCGGAGGAGGTGTGCGCCACCGTCATGAACGCGTTCGGGGTCGAGCGTCCCACCGACGACATCGCCCTGCTGGCCGTCCGCCGCCACCCGACCGGCCACTGA